In Verrucomicrobiia bacterium, the sequence TTTCAAATAAGCTTCATCCAATCTTGCAAAGGGATCGCCCTTCCCTTTCCATGCAATCACTGGAAATAATGGAACTTGTTTAGTCGATATTTCATCCACAACACCCATAGGAAGAATAACCTGAGCGCTCCAAAGCGGTGGCGTGTAAAATGCAAAACAAATCAGAGGAAACAAGAAAGTAGCTATTCTCATTCTTATCAAATTATCACTTCTTTTTTTCTTCACAATAAAAACTCCTTCCCTGATAGTTTCTCATTTACGTGACAACTGACCCACAACGCCACGCCGTAATTGATATTGGCTCCAATAGCGTAAAACTTTTGGTAGTCGACGTGCATAAAAATCACGTACAGCCTCGCTTCGAATCCTCCCTAACCACTCGGCTAGCAGAAGGCCTATCACATCAACCCCAACTTTCTTCCCAAGCCGTTCAGCGAACATTCGAAGCGATCGAAAAATTCCATGAAAAGGCAAAAAATTTAGGCGCTAAAGATATTCGCGCATTTGGCACAAGCGCTTTGAGAAGTTGCGAAAATCCTCAAGCTTTGCTCAATCTTCTTGAAAAAAAATTGCAACTCTCCACTCGCATTCTTAGCGGCCAGGAAGAAGCAACTTTGATTTTTCAAGGCGTGTTAAGCGATCCCCTTATTCCACAAGCCTCCCCCTTACTCGTCATGGATCTCGGTGGAGGCAGTGTCGAATTCATATCAAACCAGAGCTTATCAAAAAACAAACCACTCACTCAAGCCAGTCTCGATATCGGTTGCGTACGAATAAAAGAAAAATTTTTCACGCACTACCCCATCTCTCCCGCTTCTCAAAAAAATTTGAAAACATTTTTAGAAACTCAACTTTCGCCTCACTCTTTCCTTCAACTCTCTCACACCGTCGTTCTCACGGGAGGTGCTATTACCTGTCTTTTACCTTGGCTAAAGGTATCTTCTCAAAAATCCCATTCCCATTTTCCCACCATCCTTCTCAAACAATTCACCGAAACACTTTTATCCTTAACCCTACCCGATCTGTTATCTCATCCCTTTCTGCCCCAAGATCGAGCCGATCTTATGCCCGCAGGCTGCCTCATTCTCACCCAAACTCTCAATTTTATGAAAACAGACTCCTTCTTTGTCAGTAAACGTAATCTTAGGTATGGTTTGGTAAGTTATAAGTAAAACTTATCTTAAAATCAAAATGGCTGATTCATCTTTTTAATCCATTAATTATTTGATTATAAAAAACTTAACACTTACTCAAATTCATCATTTGACGATCCTTTTTCAGGGTTTATAATAACAACTGTGACACAACAAACCCTTTGGTTTAGTCAGAAGGAGGAGAAGGCCTATTTTCAGATTCGCGGAAAAGGTTCTTACAAGAACGCTTGCGTTTTTAAAGATACAACTCAAGACATTTTAAATCAAGGAGTTGTGAATTTAACAATTGATTTTGATCCCTGCACCGGCCTCGACAGCACTTTTCTTGGTGTGCTAGCTGGATTAGCTTTACAAACACGCCAACTTAACCTTCAGCTTTCTTTAGTTAACTTGCAAAATCGTAATCTAGAACTCATTCGAAATATGGGGCTCGATTCCCTCATCGTCATTCCTTCCAGCCCATCTGACACTTCCAACTTTCCACCTCTGGAACCGATTCAAGGTGAAGAAGCCACTAAACCCGAAACCACTCAAACCATGTTGGACGCCCACGAAACCCTTATTAAAATTAAAGAAAGCAACCGCGAACAATTTCAAGAAGTCGTCGACTACCTTCATCGAAGCGCAAAAAAACAAAAAAATCAGAAAAAACAACCTTCCACTGCAACCACCTAGCCCCTAAAAGGTCTCTCATGGCCTTGATTCTGATTGTTTTTTTGATTTGTCTTTTTCTTACACTGATTTTCTTTGCATTAAGAAAGCCGCAATCTAAAATTTCTACCACAACTCAACCTTCTACTCCCTCCCTACCCTCCCCCTTTTCCCAAAGCGACATTAACAAAGCGCTCACTTTTCAAAAACATCTCCTTCCTAAAACACCTCCGACTTTTGCTCAATTAGAACTCGCTAGCACCTACCAACCTGCACAATATTTAAGCGGTGATTTTTACGACTTTTTTTCTTTCTCCGACCATTGCCTCGGCATCTTGATTGCCGACGTAGCCGGAAAAGGCTTGCCAGCAGCATTAGTAATGACTCTCGCTCTGACCCATTTTCGTCACCTGGCACCTACCCACTCTTCTCCCAGCGCTTTATTAAAAGAAATGAATCGACGATTAAATGCAGATTGTTGCGATAACCTTTTTATCACCGCCTGTTACGCCATCGTCGATATCAAAAACAACAGCTTAACAATCGCTCGAGCCGGCCACGAAATACCTCTACATTACAATAGCACTCAAGCCACACTTACCCCTATTGAGTCTCCAGGCATGGCCCTGGGCATTGACAAAGGAGAACGCTTCGATAGACTAATTCAAGACAGTGTTATCACACTGCAATCGGGTGATTCCGTTACCTTCTTTACCGATGGTGTCAACGAAACCCAAAATAACAACGAAGAAGAATTTGGAATGGAAAGATTAAAACAATCAATTGAAACAATAGAAAAAAATGGCCCCAAAACGGGTCACGCCCAATTTCTGCTCGAAAATATTATCAAAAAAATCAAACACTATCGAGATTCCGCCTTACCCACCGATGACCTTACCTTAATTACGCTCTATGTCACATAAACATTCGCCCATACAACCAGCCTGCACCTTAGTAGCAACCGATTATTTAAAAAATCTAGGTTCCGACCCAATCGCTGAAGTCGATCAACTCAAAGATCGTTTGCTCCGAACCGTGGCCGATTTTGATAATTATCGCAAGCGCGCCGCTCGCGAAAAAGAAGACGCCATCAAATTTGCTAATGAATCACTCTTAGAACAACTCTTGCCCGTTCTCGACAGCTTCGAACTGGGCTTGGAAGCTGCCAAAGAAAATACCGACCCCATTGTTCAAGGCATGCAACTTGCTTACAATCAACTCCTCAACGTTTTAAAACAAGTGGGCGTCGAACCCATCGACGCTTTGGGTCACCCATTCGATCCACATTGGCACGAAGCCGTCTCACATCAAGAAGTTGAAACCGCTGACGACGGCATCGTTTTGCAACAACTTCGAAAAGGCTACAAACTAAAAGATCGTCTCTTGCGACCCGCAACCGTTATCGTAGCTAAAGGAAAAGAAGTCTCTTACTAAATTACCACGTTAAACCTCGAATTATGACCACCAAACGAGATTATTATGAAGTTCTGGAAATAACTCGGAGCTCGAGCACGGAAGAAATTAAAAAATGCTATCGTAAACTGGCTGTTAAATATCATCCCGACAAAAATCCCAACGACAAAGCGGCAGAAGAAAAATTTAAAGAAATTGGTGAAGCTTACGAAGTATTAAGTCATCCTGACAAACGCGCCGCTTACGACCGTTATGGTCACGCCGCATTTGCCAACGGCGGTGGTGGCAACGGATTTGGCGCTGGCATGCACATCGACCCCTTCGAAATTTTCCGAGAAGTATTCGGAGGTGGTCGAGGAGGTAGCAGCATCTTTGACGATTTTTTTGGCACATCTTCCGGTCGTCAGAAAAACCAATATCGAGGCGCCGATCTGCGCTACGATTTAGAGCTCACTTTCGAAGAAGCTGTCTTCGGTTGCGAAAAAGAAATTAAAGTCCGCAAACTCAGCCAATGCGAATCCTGTCACGGTAACGGCGCAGCTGAAGGCGCCCAAAAAATTACCTGTTCCACCTGTCATGGTGTCGGCCAAGTCCGAACTTCTGTAGGCGGTTTTATTGCCATGATGCAAACCTGCCCCCAATGCCAAGGCGAAGGCTCAACCATCGATAAACCCTGCCACAAATGTCACGGGCACGGGCGCGTAGAAAAAACCTCCACCATCCCGTTGCGCATTCCAGCCGGCGTGGAAACCGGCACGCGTCTTCGCTCCACCGGCAATGGCGAAGCCGGCTTTCGAACCGGTGAAGCAGGTGACTTATACGTCATTCTCCACGTCCAATCGCATCCACTTTTTCATCGCGAAGGCAACCATCTCTTATGCGAAATCCCTATTCCCTTTCCCATCGCAGCTCTAGGTGGTGAAATAGAAATCCCCACCTTGCAAGGCCCTTCCACCTTAAAAATTCCCGCAGGCACACAAAATGGAAAAGTTTTTCGCTTGCGTCACAAAGGCATCCCAGACCTCAAAACAAAAATCGCTGGCGATCTCCATATCCGCACCACCATCGAAGTCCCCACGCGACTCAGCGTGGAAGAAAAAAAGAAACTTGAAGAATTTTCCAAACTCAGTCACCACGAAAATTACCCTGCTCATCGCTCCTTCTTTGAAAAAGCCAAAGCCTTCTTCAAACAATAATCTTCATGGCCATCGACCGGTTTTATCAGCCTACCCTTCAAGAACTACTCCTAACTGGCGAAGAAGCCCATCACTGCCTACACGTCCTTCGTCATCAGGTCGGAGATCGCATCGTTTTATTCGATGGACGCGGCAATGAAACCATGAATGAAATCCTGAGTGTTGAAAAAAATCGTCTCACCTTAAAACAGTTAAACCTACATCACACCCCGCGCCCCAATTACCGCCTCACCCTAGTCCAAGCCATCCCCAAAGCAAAACAAATGGATAACCTATTGCAAAAAGCCACAGAACTGGGCGTAACCGATATTATTCCACTCATTTCCGAACGCACCATCGTTCAACTCGAAGAACAACGCGCGGAAAACAAACGAGAAAAATGGCAGCAACTCATCATCGAAGCCGCCAAACAATGCGGTCAAAACTGGCTACCAACACTCCACCCCCTTTTAACCGTACGCGACTATTTCGAAACTCGTTTTGATTCAGATCTTAGTTTAATTGGCTCCTTACAACCCGGTGCCATGACATTCAAAACCATTTTTTCTCGCCACCATCAAGACCATCAAAAAAAACCTAACCATATTAGCATCCTCATCGGTCCCGAAGGCGATTTCACACCCGCTGAAATCAATCTCGCTCTTTCTCAAGGTTGTCAACCCGTCACATTAGGTCCCATCGTTCTGAAAAGCGAAACCGCCGCCATTTTTTCACTGAGTATCCTATCCTACGAATTGCAAAATAATTAAATTCCACTAATCACCTAAATCCCATCCCACCAAAAAACCATCCACTAAATAAGGCAAGTCGCGACTGTATCCCCCCTCCAAAAGCGCGCCTGAAGGCAACCCAGCATGGTGCAACCAATTTCCCAATTCCGCAAAATTTTCTCTCTCCAAAGAAAGCTGTGTTAAGGGATCCTGAGTATAAGCATCGAATCCTGCCGAAACTAATACAAGCGTAGGCGAAAAATCCACAACTTTATTCCAAGATTGACGCAAAACTTCCATATGCTCTCGAGCTGAAATATAAGGTTCTACCGGATAATTAAAACAGTTCTCTTGAGAAACTAAACCTGTGCCAGGATAACATAACGATTGATGCACCGAAACATAACGGATCTGCGGATGCCCCAAAACAATTGCCTCAGTTCCATTACCATGATGCGCATCAAAATCCCAAATCGTAATTCGCTCCTTCGCATTTTCCTCTAGCGCTTTCAAAGCAGCAATGACAACAGAATTTAAATAACAAAAACCCATTGCTTGATCGCGTGTCGCGTGATGCCCTGGCGGACGCATCAAAGAAAAAACTGGCTCTCCTTGTTTCGCAATATGCATCATTTCTAAAGCTGCGCTCGCAGCTTGCACGGCGTAATGAAACACATCAGGATAACAAGGCGTATCCTCATCGAAATCTTTACGAATCTGTTTTAAATCTTCCAAATAATTTTTATCATGCGCCCGTTGCAAATCTGATTCTGTAATCACTGATGACAAAGGCTTTTGCCAATGCCAGCGCTCTCCATGCTGCCGCTGCAAATAAGACCAAGTGTCTTGAACACGAAAAGCCGCCTCTGGATGCCCCTCTTTTTCATACTCCGCACAAGCTTCATCATAAAGAATCGTCATACTAAAAATGTAATAACATATTAACACATTA encodes:
- the grpE gene encoding nucleotide exchange factor GrpE, which produces MSHKHSPIQPACTLVATDYLKNLGSDPIAEVDQLKDRLLRTVADFDNYRKRAAREKEDAIKFANESLLEQLLPVLDSFELGLEAAKENTDPIVQGMQLAYNQLLNVLKQVGVEPIDALGHPFDPHWHEAVSHQEVETADDGIVLQQLRKGYKLKDRLLRPATVIVAKGKEVSY
- a CDS encoding 16S rRNA (uracil(1498)-N(3))-methyltransferase, whose product is MAIDRFYQPTLQELLLTGEEAHHCLHVLRHQVGDRIVLFDGRGNETMNEILSVEKNRLTLKQLNLHHTPRPNYRLTLVQAIPKAKQMDNLLQKATELGVTDIIPLISERTIVQLEEQRAENKREKWQQLIIEAAKQCGQNWLPTLHPLLTVRDYFETRFDSDLSLIGSLQPGAMTFKTIFSRHHQDHQKKPNHISILIGPEGDFTPAEINLALSQGCQPVTLGPIVLKSETAAIFSLSILSYELQNN
- the dnaJ gene encoding molecular chaperone DnaJ, producing the protein MTTKRDYYEVLEITRSSSTEEIKKCYRKLAVKYHPDKNPNDKAAEEKFKEIGEAYEVLSHPDKRAAYDRYGHAAFANGGGGNGFGAGMHIDPFEIFREVFGGGRGGSSIFDDFFGTSSGRQKNQYRGADLRYDLELTFEEAVFGCEKEIKVRKLSQCESCHGNGAAEGAQKITCSTCHGVGQVRTSVGGFIAMMQTCPQCQGEGSTIDKPCHKCHGHGRVEKTSTIPLRIPAGVETGTRLRSTGNGEAGFRTGEAGDLYVILHVQSHPLFHREGNHLLCEIPIPFPIAALGGEIEIPTLQGPSTLKIPAGTQNGKVFRLRHKGIPDLKTKIAGDLHIRTTIEVPTRLSVEEKKKLEEFSKLSHHENYPAHRSFFEKAKAFFKQ
- a CDS encoding serine/threonine-protein phosphatase; its protein translation is MALILIVFLICLFLTLIFFALRKPQSKISTTTQPSTPSLPSPFSQSDINKALTFQKHLLPKTPPTFAQLELASTYQPAQYLSGDFYDFFSFSDHCLGILIADVAGKGLPAALVMTLALTHFRHLAPTHSSPSALLKEMNRRLNADCCDNLFITACYAIVDIKNNSLTIARAGHEIPLHYNSTQATLTPIESPGMALGIDKGERFDRLIQDSVITLQSGDSVTFFTDGVNETQNNNEEEFGMERLKQSIETIEKNGPKTGHAQFLLENIIKKIKHYRDSALPTDDLTLITLYVT
- a CDS encoding histone deacetylase, with the protein product MTILYDEACAEYEKEGHPEAAFRVQDTWSYLQRQHGERWHWQKPLSSVITESDLQRAHDKNYLEDLKQIRKDFDEDTPCYPDVFHYAVQAASAALEMMHIAKQGEPVFSLMRPPGHHATRDQAMGFCYLNSVVIAALKALEENAKERITIWDFDAHHGNGTEAIVLGHPQIRYVSVHQSLCYPGTGLVSQENCFNYPVEPYISAREHMEVLRQSWNKVVDFSPTLVLVSAGFDAYTQDPLTQLSLERENFAELGNWLHHAGLPSGALLEGGYSRDLPYLVDGFLVGWDLGD
- a CDS encoding STAS domain-containing protein, giving the protein MTQQTLWFSQKEEKAYFQIRGKGSYKNACVFKDTTQDILNQGVVNLTIDFDPCTGLDSTFLGVLAGLALQTRQLNLQLSLVNLQNRNLELIRNMGLDSLIVIPSSPSDTSNFPPLEPIQGEEATKPETTQTMLDAHETLIKIKESNREQFQEVVDYLHRSAKKQKNQKKQPSTATT